A genomic window from Halomonas sp. LR3S48 includes:
- a CDS encoding XdhC family protein yields MQHLDLEVIESGIRWSRMGETLWLCTVLATYGSSPRAPGSLLVACRDGRHAGSLSGGCVEEDFLSRLGAGDFQAPLQVVRYGESSDDQQRLKLPCGGILEVLIERMEATPGTWQHLAALQEALHGQQRLIREVDLTTGEVDLQTEAPPGGSRDQERPRVERQGERVRIRIGPSLRLVIAGVSPVSVACAEFARTLGFEVVVCDPREEEIETFSVAGVERRPVLPSMYLAGEGCHASTAVVALTHDPRIDDLAMIEAVRTPAFYIGAMGSRQTSAARAERLLRSGGLSSEEVARIHMPIGLDIGSKTPAEIALSVMADIVRVYHGKPR; encoded by the coding sequence ATGCAGCATCTCGATCTCGAAGTGATTGAGAGCGGCATCCGCTGGAGCCGGATGGGCGAAACCCTGTGGCTGTGCACGGTACTGGCGACCTATGGTTCGTCTCCCCGTGCGCCGGGGTCGCTGCTGGTGGCGTGCCGGGACGGGCGTCATGCCGGCTCGCTCTCGGGAGGCTGTGTCGAGGAGGACTTCCTGTCGCGGCTTGGGGCCGGCGATTTCCAGGCGCCCCTGCAGGTGGTCCGTTACGGCGAGTCGTCGGACGATCAGCAGCGCCTGAAGTTGCCCTGCGGCGGCATCCTCGAGGTGCTGATCGAGCGCATGGAGGCAACGCCGGGCACGTGGCAGCACCTGGCCGCGCTGCAGGAGGCGTTGCACGGCCAGCAGCGGTTGATTCGCGAGGTCGACCTGACCACGGGCGAGGTCGACCTGCAGACCGAGGCCCCGCCGGGCGGCAGTCGCGACCAGGAGCGGCCGCGTGTCGAGCGCCAGGGCGAGCGCGTGCGAATCCGTATCGGCCCGTCGCTGAGGCTGGTCATCGCGGGAGTGTCGCCGGTCTCGGTCGCGTGCGCCGAGTTCGCTCGTACCCTGGGCTTCGAGGTCGTGGTCTGCGACCCTCGCGAGGAGGAGATCGAAACCTTCTCCGTCGCGGGTGTCGAGCGACGCCCGGTGCTGCCGTCGATGTATCTCGCTGGCGAAGGCTGCCACGCCTCGACGGCCGTGGTGGCGCTGACCCACGATCCGCGTATCGATGACCTGGCCATGATCGAAGCGGTGCGCACGCCGGCCTTCTATATCGGCGCGATGGGCTCGCGCCAGACCTCCGCGGCACGCGCCGAACGCCTGCTGCGCTCGGGTGGGCTCAGCAGCGAGGAGGTCGCGCGTATTCATATGCCGATCGGCCTCGATATCGGCAGCAAGACGCCCGCCGAGATCGCCCTGTCGGTCATGGCCGATATCGTACGTGTCTATCACGGCAAGCCGCGGTAG
- a CDS encoding DUF1826 domain-containing protein, whose amino-acid sequence MPAHWAFGQDIEVLPRIFDDEITLAVMERRLDSALTLAIQAQLGCQRGLEWHWRGAPGQAMQEDLARRLPAPEAGEALIEDIGTIAEAMAYLFSTETIGIRLRTLEGAMCPRFHVDNLPVRLVSTYAGPASEWLPEHAANRAGLGAPHPDKPDIVAAPGAIQQLGVGDLALLKGCGWVGNEERGLIHRSPQPAPGERRLLLALDPG is encoded by the coding sequence ATGCCAGCCCACTGGGCGTTCGGCCAGGACATCGAGGTGCTGCCTCGCATCTTCGACGACGAGATTACCCTGGCGGTGATGGAGCGCCGGCTCGACTCGGCCCTGACCCTGGCCATCCAGGCACAGCTCGGCTGCCAGCGCGGCCTCGAGTGGCACTGGCGCGGCGCCCCCGGCCAGGCAATGCAGGAGGACCTGGCGCGCCGACTGCCCGCTCCCGAGGCAGGTGAAGCGCTGATAGAAGACATCGGCACCATCGCCGAAGCCATGGCTTATCTCTTCTCGACCGAGACCATCGGCATTCGCCTGCGCACGCTGGAAGGCGCCATGTGCCCGCGCTTCCACGTCGACAACCTGCCGGTGCGTCTCGTGAGTACCTACGCCGGCCCGGCCAGCGAGTGGCTACCCGAACATGCCGCCAACCGAGCCGGGCTTGGCGCCCCGCATCCGGACAAGCCCGATATCGTTGCCGCCCCTGGCGCCATCCAGCAGCTCGGCGTGGGCGACCTGGCCCTGCTGAAGGGCTGTGGCTGGGTCGGCAACGAAGAGCGTGGACTGATACACCGCAGCCCCCAGCCCGCACCGGGTGAGCGCCGCCTGCTGCTGGCGCTGGACCCGGGCTGA
- a CDS encoding (2Fe-2S)-binding protein — MATLTINGESHQLDVPDDMPLLWALRDVVNLTGTKYGCGMSLCGACTVHLDGEAIRSCVTPVSAAAGKEVTTIEAIGEDRIGKVVQEAWRQHDVVQCGYCQSGQIMSAVALLRDNADPSDDDIDSAMSGNICRCATYVRIRAAIHDAAENLA, encoded by the coding sequence ATGGCGACCCTGACCATCAATGGTGAATCCCATCAGCTCGACGTACCCGATGACATGCCGCTGCTCTGGGCGTTGCGGGATGTCGTGAACCTGACCGGGACCAAGTACGGTTGCGGCATGTCCCTGTGCGGCGCCTGTACCGTGCATCTCGACGGAGAAGCGATTCGCTCGTGCGTCACGCCCGTTTCCGCTGCCGCCGGCAAGGAGGTGACGACCATCGAGGCGATCGGTGAAGACCGCATCGGCAAGGTCGTGCAGGAGGCATGGCGCCAGCACGACGTGGTGCAGTGCGGATATTGCCAATCGGGCCAGATCATGTCGGCCGTGGCCCTGCTACGTGACAATGCCGACCCCAGCGACGACGACATCGATTCCGCCATGAGCGGCAATATCTGTCGATGTGCCACCTACGTCCGCATTCGTGCCGCGATCCATGACGCCGCCGAGAACCTGGCTTAA
- a CDS encoding DMT family transporter, whose product MSPSLRGILYMCAGVLCLAIGDAIAKWLGEVHSPLQIIFFRTLVSLPLIALLAHYGGGLTKLRTRRPGVHLVRGLIYTGTMGCFVLGLTMLPLAEATAIAFAAPLFVTLLSVPLLGERVDLQVVAASLLGFAGVMVVVRPGGEGFHPGALVMLAAAVFYALLMITSRRYGGREHLWAMVFYITLVPLVITSVTLPWVWQTPHPWHWLGFLGAGVIGVGATACITMAFRFAPAAIAAPFDYTAMLWAVLLGWWFWGEMPDVWVFVGSTLIIGSGLAIAYHDRRTTLKRRPTS is encoded by the coding sequence ATGTCACCGTCGCTGCGGGGCATTCTGTACATGTGTGCCGGCGTGCTGTGCCTCGCCATCGGCGATGCCATTGCCAAGTGGCTGGGCGAAGTGCATTCGCCGCTTCAGATCATCTTCTTCCGCACCCTGGTCTCGCTGCCGCTGATCGCACTGTTGGCCCACTATGGCGGTGGGCTTACCAAACTGCGCACCCGTCGGCCGGGGGTGCATCTGGTCCGTGGCCTGATCTACACCGGCACCATGGGCTGCTTCGTGCTGGGGTTGACTATGCTGCCACTGGCCGAGGCTACGGCCATTGCCTTTGCTGCACCGCTGTTCGTCACGCTGCTTTCGGTGCCGCTGCTCGGCGAGCGGGTCGATCTTCAAGTCGTGGCGGCTTCGCTACTGGGCTTTGCCGGCGTGATGGTGGTGGTGCGGCCGGGCGGCGAGGGTTTCCACCCCGGTGCGTTGGTCATGCTGGCCGCGGCGGTTTTCTATGCTCTGCTGATGATCACCTCGCGGCGCTACGGTGGCCGCGAACACCTTTGGGCGATGGTGTTCTACATCACCCTGGTACCTCTGGTGATCACCTCCGTCACCTTGCCGTGGGTCTGGCAGACGCCCCATCCCTGGCATTGGCTGGGGTTCCTCGGTGCCGGGGTGATCGGGGTGGGTGCCACGGCCTGCATCACCATGGCCTTTCGCTTCGCCCCGGCGGCCATCGCCGCACCCTTCGACTACACCGCCATGCTGTGGGCGGTGCTGCTGGGCTGGTGGTTCTGGGGCGAGATGCCGGATGTCTGGGTGTTCGTCGGCAGTACGCTGATCATCGGCAGCGGCCTGGCGATCGCCTATCACGACCGCCGGACGACCCTGAAGCGCCGCCCCACGTCTTAA
- a CDS encoding AraC family transcriptional regulator yields the protein MTDHSVHALETSLESGPSEHLYQSELTRRALRLAPEDGFFRSAIAPLTLIRVSETTAPMPCVTEPSLFVAIQGRKRMELASQPFIYDPLHYLVVSLALPVTGQIIEASPQAPYLCARLDIDLAMLGELLLEYDPGEPTDDSDERGGLFVARMSDSMTDAVLRLVRLLDTPHDIPALAPLILREIHYRVLCGELGHRLRDLAGINGQGRSIIEVIQLLKLHYAEPLRIEDLAAAVHMSPSTLHHRFKDLTSMSPLQFQKQLRLHEARRLMLSEGVNASTASHRVGYNSPSQFSREYRRLFGAPPNQEIAQQREATMGNLLASPV from the coding sequence ATGACGGATCATTCAGTTCACGCCCTTGAGACTAGTCTGGAGAGCGGCCCGTCCGAACACTTGTATCAGTCGGAATTGACTCGCAGGGCGCTACGCCTGGCGCCCGAGGATGGCTTCTTCCGCTCCGCCATCGCGCCGCTGACGCTGATTCGCGTCAGCGAGACGACGGCTCCCATGCCGTGCGTCACCGAACCCAGCCTGTTCGTGGCGATACAGGGCCGCAAGCGCATGGAGCTGGCCAGCCAGCCGTTCATTTACGACCCGCTCCACTATCTTGTCGTATCCCTCGCCCTGCCGGTCACCGGCCAGATCATCGAGGCCAGCCCGCAGGCGCCCTACCTGTGCGCGCGGCTCGACATCGATCTCGCCATGCTCGGCGAGCTGCTTCTGGAGTACGATCCGGGCGAGCCGACAGACGACAGCGACGAGCGCGGCGGCCTGTTCGTCGCGCGCATGTCCGATTCGATGACCGATGCGGTGCTGCGCCTGGTGCGGCTACTGGATACGCCTCACGACATTCCCGCGCTGGCACCGCTGATACTGCGCGAGATCCATTACCGGGTACTGTGCGGCGAACTGGGACATCGCTTGCGCGATCTCGCCGGCATCAATGGGCAGGGCAGATCCATCATCGAGGTGATTCAACTGCTGAAGTTGCACTATGCCGAGCCGCTGCGCATCGAGGACCTGGCCGCAGCGGTGCATATGAGCCCGTCCACGCTCCATCATCGCTTCAAGGACCTGACGTCGATGTCGCCGCTGCAGTTCCAGAAGCAACTGCGCCTGCACGAGGCGCGCCGGCTGATGCTGAGCGAGGGGGTGAACGCGTCGACGGCCAGCCATCGGGTCGGCTACAACAGCCCGTCTCAATTCAGCCGAGAATATCGTCGCCTGTTCGGCGCGCCGCCCAACCAGGAAATTGCCCAGCAACGAGAGGCGACCATGGGCAATCTTCTGGCCAGCCCAGTGTAG
- a CDS encoding metal ABC transporter solute-binding protein, Zn/Mn family: MPVPKGLVLLSALALALPTATHAEESPLRVAATFSVLGDLVREVAGDNAQVDVLTPVGAEVHEWELVPSNFIALERADVVFYNGYGLEQWLGQVEATVGSGVPLIALAEESGYATQPIATGDFAGEPDPHMWMDPRAAAEYARVIADTLAEARPDAAEAFQARAEALEESLHALHDELTQTLADIPEEQRLLITSEAAFLYFADAFGFEHDGIWGNNAEQEGSPNQVMRIVDKIEERRPAAIFWESTISDRHVRSVANETQVEIAGPLYVDSLSEPEGEAPDYAGMLRHNARLLLDTLGGEHD, encoded by the coding sequence ATGCCGGTTCCCAAGGGATTGGTGCTGCTCAGCGCCCTCGCGCTGGCCCTGCCGACCGCGACCCATGCCGAGGAATCGCCGCTGCGAGTGGCGGCTACCTTCTCCGTGCTGGGGGACCTGGTACGCGAGGTCGCGGGTGACAATGCCCAAGTCGATGTATTGACCCCGGTTGGCGCCGAGGTGCACGAATGGGAGCTGGTGCCGAGCAACTTCATCGCCCTCGAGAGAGCCGACGTGGTGTTCTACAACGGCTACGGCCTCGAGCAGTGGCTCGGCCAGGTCGAGGCCACGGTGGGCAGTGGCGTGCCGTTGATCGCCCTGGCAGAGGAGAGCGGCTACGCCACCCAGCCGATCGCCACCGGCGACTTCGCCGGCGAGCCCGACCCGCACATGTGGATGGATCCACGTGCCGCTGCCGAGTACGCGCGAGTGATCGCCGACACCCTGGCCGAGGCCCGGCCGGACGCCGCCGAGGCCTTCCAGGCACGCGCCGAGGCTCTTGAGGAGTCGCTGCACGCCCTGCATGACGAACTCACGCAGACCCTAGCCGACATTCCCGAGGAGCAGCGCCTGCTCATCACCAGTGAAGCTGCCTTCCTCTATTTCGCCGACGCCTTCGGTTTCGAGCACGACGGCATCTGGGGCAACAATGCCGAGCAGGAGGGCTCGCCGAATCAGGTCATGCGCATCGTCGACAAGATCGAGGAGCGCCGTCCGGCCGCCATCTTCTGGGAAAGCACGATTTCCGATCGCCACGTGCGCAGCGTCGCCAACGAGACCCAGGTGGAGATCGCCGGTCCGCTCTATGTCGATTCCCTCAGCGAGCCGGAGGGCGAAGCACCGGACTATGCCGGCATGCTGCGTCACAACGCCCGTTTGCTGCTCGATACCCTGGGAGGCGAACATGACTGA
- a CDS encoding metal ABC transporter permease, protein MMAVNLLPDNLAAPFEYRFMQRALLTSVLVGAICGLLSCYVVLKRWSLLGDAISHAVLPGVAIAYLLGWPFFIGAFVTGALTSLGIGAIERHTRIKSDAAMGLMFTAAFALGIVIISKIATSTHLMHILFGNVLGVKTSALILTLMASLVALLAIWLAYRPLLLYTFDPQQAQALGFNTGAIHYGLIMLLTLTIVASLETVGIILVVAMLITPGATAHLLTDRFTTMLAISVAVGVTSAVVGLVLSVTLDVASGGTIVLVASSLFLVALLAAPRHGLVARHWRRWRLNRV, encoded by the coding sequence ATGATGGCGGTCAACCTGCTGCCTGATAACCTGGCCGCCCCCTTCGAATACCGCTTCATGCAGCGCGCCCTGCTCACTTCGGTGCTGGTGGGGGCGATCTGCGGGCTGCTCTCCTGCTATGTGGTGCTCAAGCGTTGGTCGCTGCTGGGTGACGCCATCTCCCATGCGGTGCTGCCCGGCGTGGCCATCGCCTACCTGCTGGGCTGGCCGTTCTTCATCGGTGCCTTCGTCACCGGCGCACTGACCTCGCTGGGCATCGGCGCCATCGAGCGCCACACCCGCATCAAGTCGGATGCCGCCATGGGGCTGATGTTCACCGCTGCTTTCGCGCTCGGCATCGTGATCATCAGCAAGATCGCTACCAGCACCCACCTGATGCACATCCTGTTCGGCAACGTGCTGGGCGTGAAGACCTCGGCGCTGATCCTGACGCTGATGGCCAGCCTGGTGGCACTGCTGGCGATCTGGCTGGCCTATCGCCCGCTGCTGCTCTACACCTTCGACCCGCAGCAGGCCCAGGCGCTGGGGTTCAATACCGGCGCCATCCACTACGGGCTGATCATGCTGCTGACGCTGACCATCGTCGCCAGCCTGGAAACCGTGGGTATCATCCTGGTGGTGGCGATGCTGATCACTCCCGGGGCCACGGCGCACCTGCTCACCGACCGCTTCACCACCATGCTGGCCATCTCGGTCGCCGTCGGCGTGACCTCCGCCGTGGTGGGATTGGTGCTCTCGGTGACACTGGATGTCGCCTCGGGCGGCACCATCGTGCTGGTGGCCTCGAGCCTGTTCCTCGTCGCCCTGCTGGCGGCCCCCCGGCATGGGCTGGTGGCCCGCCACTGGCGGCGCTGGCGATTGAACCGCGTTTAA
- a CDS encoding xanthine dehydrogenase family protein molybdopterin-binding subunit, with protein MGILKHVPAPEQTAGGVVNVSRRRFLQGSAGLVLGLYLSPLVLNGSRAEAQEGTEDDFEPNAFVRIAADGTVVVLAKHLEMGQGTYTGLATLVAEELDADWSRVRVEGAPADTERYKNLAFGLQGTGGSTAIANSYEQMRTAGATARAMLVAAAAERWGVSAEEISVTKGVVRHDASGREAGFGELAEAAAELPVPQEVTLKDPEDFTLIGSLNTPRTDSAGKTDGSAVFTQDFTRPGMLVAVAAHPRRFGARVSSFDDTKAREVPGVVAVVQFAGGPHRFEGVAVLAENTWAASRGRDALEIEWDDSQAFSLGSDEIMARYRELAGQEGAMAAQHGDVAAALAEPATLIEADYEFPYLAHAAMEPMNCLVELGDERCDIWNGEQWQSMDQQLVAELLGIAPENVSLTQLYAGGSFGRRANPHSDFVLEAVSIAMAAREQGVDAPVKLVWMREDDTRGGYYRPMNFHRGRLALDADGQLIAWHQRLVGQSIMMGTPMEAFMVENGVDATSVEGVANLAYDVPNLQVELHTPEDIGVPIQWWRSVGHTHTAFSTECLIDEAAVAAEQDPVAFRRALLSEHPRHRGVLDLAAEKAGWDQPLEPGSDGQRRGRGVAVHESFSSFVAQVAEVTVEEDGSYRVDRVVCAVDCGVAVNPDVIAAQMEGGIGFALAAALHGEITLEDGVVQQSNFNDYEVLRINEMPAVEVHIVPSTEAPTGVGEPGVPPLAPAVANALFDACGERLRKMPFARRLSV; from the coding sequence ATGGGAATTCTCAAGCATGTGCCAGCGCCCGAGCAGACAGCCGGGGGTGTCGTCAACGTCAGCAGGCGTCGTTTCCTGCAGGGTTCTGCCGGCCTGGTGTTGGGACTTTACCTGTCGCCGCTGGTCCTGAACGGTAGCCGGGCCGAGGCGCAAGAAGGTACGGAAGACGATTTCGAGCCCAATGCCTTCGTGCGGATTGCCGCTGACGGCACCGTCGTTGTCCTGGCCAAGCATCTGGAGATGGGGCAGGGCACCTATACCGGACTCGCCACCCTCGTGGCGGAGGAGCTGGATGCGGACTGGAGCCGCGTGAGAGTGGAAGGCGCCCCCGCGGATACCGAGCGCTACAAGAACCTGGCCTTCGGCCTGCAGGGCACTGGCGGCAGCACGGCCATTGCCAACTCCTACGAGCAGATGCGTACGGCCGGCGCCACGGCCCGCGCCATGCTGGTGGCGGCCGCCGCCGAACGCTGGGGCGTCTCCGCTGAGGAGATCAGCGTTACCAAGGGCGTGGTGCGGCATGACGCATCAGGACGCGAGGCGGGCTTCGGTGAGCTTGCCGAGGCCGCTGCCGAGCTGCCGGTACCGCAGGAGGTGACGCTCAAGGATCCCGAGGATTTCACCTTGATCGGGTCGTTGAACACGCCGCGCACGGACAGTGCCGGCAAGACTGATGGCAGCGCCGTCTTTACCCAGGACTTCACCCGACCCGGCATGCTGGTGGCCGTGGCGGCCCACCCGCGTCGCTTCGGTGCCCGTGTCTCTAGCTTCGACGACACCAAGGCCAGGGAGGTACCCGGCGTCGTCGCTGTGGTGCAGTTCGCCGGCGGCCCACATCGCTTCGAGGGCGTGGCGGTGCTGGCGGAAAACACCTGGGCGGCGAGCCGGGGGCGCGATGCGCTGGAGATCGAGTGGGACGATAGCCAGGCCTTTTCGTTGGGCAGCGACGAGATCATGGCTCGCTACCGCGAACTGGCCGGACAGGAAGGGGCAATGGCGGCCCAACACGGAGACGTGGCGGCGGCGCTGGCCGAACCGGCAACCCTGATCGAGGCCGACTACGAGTTTCCCTACCTCGCCCATGCCGCCATGGAGCCGATGAACTGCCTGGTCGAGCTGGGCGACGAACGCTGCGACATCTGGAACGGCGAGCAGTGGCAGTCGATGGACCAGCAATTGGTGGCGGAGCTGCTGGGCATCGCCCCGGAGAACGTCAGCCTGACGCAACTGTATGCCGGGGGCAGCTTCGGCCGGCGTGCCAACCCGCACTCGGATTTCGTGCTGGAGGCGGTCTCGATCGCCATGGCCGCACGGGAGCAGGGTGTCGATGCCCCCGTGAAGCTGGTCTGGATGCGAGAGGACGATACCCGCGGCGGCTACTACCGGCCGATGAACTTCCACCGCGGACGCCTGGCCCTCGATGCCGACGGCCAGCTGATTGCCTGGCACCAACGGTTGGTCGGCCAGTCGATCATGATGGGGACCCCCATGGAGGCTTTCATGGTGGAGAACGGGGTCGACGCGACCTCGGTCGAAGGTGTGGCGAACCTGGCCTACGACGTGCCCAACCTGCAGGTCGAGCTGCATACGCCGGAGGATATCGGCGTGCCGATCCAGTGGTGGCGCTCGGTGGGGCATACGCATACCGCATTCTCGACCGAATGCCTGATCGATGAAGCGGCGGTGGCCGCCGAGCAGGATCCGGTGGCGTTCCGTCGCGCACTGCTGAGCGAGCATCCTCGCCACCGTGGCGTACTGGATCTGGCGGCGGAGAAGGCCGGCTGGGACCAGCCGCTCGAGCCCGGTAGCGATGGACAGCGGCGCGGCCGAGGGGTCGCCGTGCACGAGTCCTTCAGTTCCTTCGTCGCGCAGGTCGCCGAGGTCACGGTCGAGGAAGACGGCAGCTATCGCGTCGACCGGGTCGTGTGCGCGGTGGATTGCGGGGTCGCCGTCAATCCGGACGTGATCGCAGCGCAAATGGAGGGCGGGATCGGCTTCGCTCTGGCGGCCGCGCTGCATGGCGAGATCACCCTGGAAGACGGGGTCGTGCAGCAATCCAACTTCAACGACTATGAAGTCTTGCGCATCAACGAGATGCCGGCGGTAGAAGTGCACATCGTGCCGTCGACCGAAGCCCCCACCGGGGTTGGCGAACCGGGCGTGCCGCCGCTTGCCCCGGCCGTCGCCAATGCGCTCTTCGATGCGTGCGGCGAGCGGTTGCGCAAGATGCCGTTCGCCCGACGGCTCTCGGTCTAG
- the mntR gene encoding manganese-binding transcriptional regulator MntR: protein MTDSPNDVTPDRLSKADALPPSDQHAQQYAAVRNAHETELIEDYVELIADLQEHQGEARSTDIAARMGVSQATVSKMVTRLKALELVSSKPYRSLFLTEKGEKMAAMSHQRHAIVLQFLRALGVSDRTARIDAEGMEHHVSQETLDVMQRFSREQESRSS, encoded by the coding sequence ATGACCGACTCCCCGAACGATGTGACGCCGGATCGCCTTAGCAAGGCGGACGCCCTGCCGCCGAGCGACCAGCATGCGCAGCAGTACGCCGCCGTGCGCAACGCCCATGAAACCGAGCTTATCGAAGATTACGTGGAGCTGATTGCCGACCTGCAGGAGCACCAGGGGGAAGCACGTTCGACGGACATCGCTGCCCGCATGGGGGTCAGCCAGGCCACGGTGTCGAAAATGGTGACCCGGCTCAAGGCGCTGGAGCTGGTCTCCAGCAAGCCCTACCGTTCACTGTTCCTGACCGAGAAAGGGGAAAAAATGGCGGCGATGTCGCATCAGCGACACGCCATCGTGCTGCAGTTCCTGCGCGCCCTCGGTGTCAGCGACCGTACCGCACGCATCGATGCCGAAGGCATGGAGCACCACGTCAGCCAGGAAACCCTGGACGTCATGCAGCGCTTTTCTCGTGAGCAGGAGAGCCGAAGCTCCTGA
- a CDS encoding metal ABC transporter ATP-binding protein, giving the protein MTDSVPALQARRLCAAYHQQTVLEDITLSLPQGQWTAIVGPNGAGKSSLLNLVIGSLAPLRGELRILGESPAAQRRAGNIAYMAQQERMEWDFPISVRDTVLTGRYGLMRQDPLWQRLVPRHWANPSHRQAVEAALEAVDMADYAARPIGALSGGQKKRVMLARALAQQARILLLDEPLAGVDPPSEALILKTLERERNAGRTVIMVTHDMPSARVHADNVLLINRMLVGMGTPDEMLSDAMLARLAVGAPEARHGGARVAA; this is encoded by the coding sequence ATGACTGACTCCGTTCCGGCGCTGCAGGCACGCCGGCTTTGCGCGGCCTACCACCAGCAGACCGTGCTCGAGGACATTACCCTGTCATTGCCACAGGGGCAGTGGACGGCCATCGTCGGCCCCAACGGTGCCGGCAAGTCGAGCCTGCTCAACCTGGTGATCGGCAGCCTTGCGCCGCTGCGTGGCGAACTGCGGATTCTCGGCGAGAGCCCCGCCGCTCAGCGCCGTGCCGGCAACATCGCCTACATGGCCCAGCAAGAGCGTATGGAGTGGGACTTTCCCATTTCGGTACGCGACACGGTGCTGACCGGCCGCTACGGCCTGATGCGCCAGGATCCGCTGTGGCAGCGCCTGGTGCCCCGACACTGGGCCAACCCCAGCCATCGGCAGGCCGTGGAAGCCGCCCTGGAGGCCGTGGACATGGCCGATTACGCCGCACGCCCCATCGGGGCGCTGTCCGGCGGCCAGAAGAAGCGCGTGATGCTGGCGCGCGCCCTGGCCCAGCAAGCCAGGATTCTGCTGCTCGACGAACCCTTGGCGGGCGTGGATCCTCCCAGCGAGGCACTGATCCTCAAGACGCTCGAGCGCGAGCGCAACGCCGGGCGCACCGTCATCATGGTGACCCATGACATGCCGAGCGCACGCGTCCATGCCGACAACGTGCTGCTGATCAACCGTATGCTGGTCGGCATGGGGACGCCGGACGAGATGCTCAGCGACGCCATGCTGGCACGCCTGGCGGTAGGGGCGCCCGAAGCCAGGCATGGAGGTGCGCGTGTCGCAGCTTGA